Below is a genomic region from Trichoderma asperellum chromosome 2, complete sequence.
ACCCTACATCATCACTAAACTGCTGGATTGAAAAAGTGCTGTTGTCGTCTAATTTTGCGCGATTTATTTTCTCCGGTCGATGCTCAAACTCTTTCGAGTTGTTAGAATTCTTCTTCCTAATAATAATGGATTAACGTATGTCACATCGAACCTGTAGACTCTGAGGCGTTTTGGTGCCTCACTTTTTACCTGGCCCCCGTGTTCTGCGGACTGTTGCATAGTTGCATTCTGCGTTACTAGCCATGCAGTTACTGCATCTTGGTGTTTTGCTATCACATCTCTTCTTGCGAGATTTGCATTTGTCGCACGCCTCAGAATGAGTGTTAGGGTGCACATAcgtaattaaaaatagtgATTGCTTACAATGAAAGACTTCAAAGGCCTGCTTGCCAATCCTGGTAATGTGTCTACTTCAGCCACCATTGCCGCAAGACCTGATACGCTGCTAGAGCGGAAGCAAAACTGAAGCTGCAGAAGGCTGTTTCGAGAGCGGAAGCATACATATTTATCCTGCTATTTGTCAGACAAGGCTTGCTGAGCTTACAGCGAACTTGCCCCATCTTTAATGGAGTGCCAACtgtagcctttttttttttaaccaaTTGGGGCATTGAGGTTTGCCTCCGCCAAACAATCGCTATTTGCTTCCGATTACATTTACTTCCGCTTAgccttatattaaaaatctagATTTGCTTCCGCTTAgccttatattaaaaatctagATTTGCTTCCGCTTACCCTTACATTAAAATCCATAATGATTAAAAACTACAAATAGTCAAGTAATGGTTGATTATTTATTTTGGCTCGAACATGTCATCATAAGTGTGCTGCTTCTGTCACAACtttatctttctttcttcttccatcccGACGCGACATCTCAAACACGACTCAAGAACCTTTCATAGCCGACTAATTTTCTCCTTGTGTATCGCTCATTTTCTATACGTCGAAAATTGGGGCATTCCAACACCATGACTCTGTTCCTTCGTGTCAATGACGCTTTAAATGCAAATCCCCCTTTCAGGCCGGATGAGACTCTATCTCTGGCAGGATCCGATTGGCTTTGGGCAGTTATGGCAGTTCACTTGCTCGCATTCGTAAGTGCCAACACTGCTTTGTTCTTTGATGACCATTCATGTTCGAGGTCTAATGTTAATATTCTGGTTACATTTATAGCTCATACTCCTAATTTTCTGCTTCACCACCCCAGAGAGTGATAGAGTTTTCCATTACCTGTTCACCATCACTCTCCTTGTTGGACTGTGTCATACTATGCAGAGGCTTCTGATCTAGGCTGGAGCACAGTCAAGCAAATCGATAAGCTCGACAACGGTTCTTCTCGCCAACTATTTTACgcaaagtatataaattggGCTGTCGCCTTCCCTTCTGTTAGCCTTGCGCTAGGCCTACTATCCAACGTCTCTTGGACCACCATCGTCACAAACATATTTGTGTCCTTCCTCTGGGTGGTAACTTACCTCGCCGCTGCCTACACTACATCAAGCTATAGGTGGGGCTTTTTCACTTTTGGGACTCTGTGCTGGATCATTCTCGCCATGAGCACACTAAATGAGAGCCGCGAAGCAGCGTCACGTATTGGCCTTTCTCGGGACTACATGATACTTTCTACGCTAGCAAATTTTTCCTGGGTGCTTTACCCTATTGCTTTCGGACTTAGCGATGGGGGCAATGTCATAGGCATTACcggcagcttcatcttctttggtATCCTCGACATACTAGCAGTGCCAGCACTTGCATTGCTGTTCATAATACTAGCAGGCAAGTGGGATTATCACCATTTGCATCTAGCTTTCAGCGAGCACCGCTATGCCCCGGAAGATCATGGCACTGCCTTGCCAAAAGGAAGCGAGACCACAAGTCCCACTGGCAATAGCTCCACTGCCTAAGTTGTTGAACGACAGCGAGGCTTAGATGCCGACTTTTACCCCCCTCGATTTCTTATTATCGAATCCAAAGATTTTATAGCAAACCCGGATGAATACAGGGCCGACCTATTGATTACAGgtagattattaaattaaatcttgctctttatagaatatttttaGTTCTTGAGTCTCATGAGGTAATGTAACCGCAGATAATATACGGATACCAAGAGCATGGAAGCCTATATTACTTATTCTACTTCGAGTTGTGGCAATACGACTTACAGCGGAATAATGGGATAGGAACTGCTCTATACCTTATTATATGTAACCCAGGACGTTACATCTGCCTATATTTACAACACACTTCAAACAATGCTTAAATACACATCTTCAATACCCTCACCATCCAATAAACCCCCTTTCCCATTCTCCAACCTTTCAAAATAGCATTCTCCATACAACTTCCAACCTACGCCtacatttctctctttatccCATGCATTTCTCAATAAAAAggtctctctccctcccttaAAAATACAAACCCTATCCCCGACACTTACATTTCTTGGCACCCATCCTATCCTCCCATCTCCTAAGCCACAAAATACCTTCCATTTCGTGTGCTCTTGAGAAATTATACACAGATAATCTTCCCAGTTATTATTAGATATGGGATGGCCCATGATCAGTCGCCCCGTGATATCTCGCATGAATGCTAGGTGATCTAATTCATTCGACTGTTCGCGTACTGTATTCATTTGCGGTTCTGAGCCAGAGGAAGCCCAAGGGATGATGGGCTCTTTGCTATAGGGGTTCCAATTACATGAAATGACGAGAAGAAAGGTAGTGTAGTGATCTGAAGAAAGGATCTCTCCGAAATCAAGCTCTGCTTTTGCACCTTGAAATAGATGTGGCCATTTCGAAACCATTAGGACCCTGAAACAACTCCTAAGCCAGTTTCTTTCAACTTCCATAATCGCCTCTGTAATGTCTACTGGTTGAAGTGGAAGATCTAATCCAGCTTTTTCATAGCATGCGGAGCGAGAATCAGCAATGTTCTTTACTGCCGAATGAAGAAGCAGGCAGTTGATAATGAGAGACGATTCAGAATCATCGAGATACGCTTCAGCCTCTTGGAGGAGATAGGAAGATGTCGGTCTCCCCCTTCCCATGAAGAAACTCGGTTTCGGGCCCTCAAAATCCGCAACCGTGGGCACCCATGAAGGGTCATCGGATTCTCGATCCACCCCAGCAGTATTCACCCACGACAAGGCTTTGACAGACTTGTTGTGCATCAAATCAACCACAACGAAATTCCTGAATACCTCTAGATCTGAGCACCGATAGTTTGGGAGAGGAATCCAGTACTCTTCAACCCACGGGAGATTCAAGATAGCGAATAACTTATCCGCGGGAGAGAGGATTGGAAAGACTGCGCGTGGAATAATATATCGAAAAAGGGTCGTCCAGGCTGAGAGGCGGTTTTCGTGTGGCGGAGCGTCTCGATTAAATGGATGTTTGACTCGTTTTCGGTAGGGATATGGACAGAGCGTCTAACCTCGGGGGAGCACGCGGCGAGGAAGCCGGCGGTGAAGAGGTTGGTTACCATACACATTGAGTCCCATGGTATGGTCTTGCTGCCGCAAAATACTTGGGCGGACGACGAGTTGACTACTTCTTGGATAACCATAAGCGCTTGAAATACGAACGGAGAAAGAGGGTGCCTATATGCTGCCACGCGTTAGGTGGTAGGGCGGGGTtattgatgatttttttGATGGACTCGTTCATATTTCCGTCGTGCCAGAGCGCATTCATAAATACAACTGTCTTCTCGATAGCTTCGAATGCTAGgctgtcttcttctcgttcttctcCTAGCCACACAAGAACCTGCTCCGCGCGAGAGTAGATGTAATCCATCATTTTCACCTGGCTGGCTTGTTCAACGGGAT
It encodes:
- a CDS encoding uncharacterized protein (EggNog:ENOG41~TransMembrane:2 (i20-41o53-75i)) is translated as MSTLNESREAASRIGLSRDYMILSTLANFSWVLYPIAFGLSDGGNVIGITGSFIFFGILDILAVPALALLFIILAGKWDYHHLHLAFSEHRYAPEDHGTALPKGSETTSPTGNSSTA
- a CDS encoding uncharacterized protein (EggNog:ENOG41~TransMembrane:2 (o30-51i58-79o)), which encodes MTLFLRVNDALNANPPFRPDETLSLAGSDWLWAVMAVHLLAFLILLIFCFTTPESDRVFHYLFTITLLVGLCHTMQRLLI